CAGAGGTGCCTTCTCAGGTTTATAGGGATCTCCTTGAACCCGAAGGCTGGTGGGTCCCAGTGACATGATAGCTAACCAGAGCTCTCTGCCTTAGATTTTAGCCTGAACCCACCAGCCTTCGGGCTGATGGAGATAAGGCACCGGGACGGTAGTGGCTCGGCTCCTGAAAGGAGCTATGACTTGTTTAGCTGCATGGTTCAGCTGCAAGCATGTAAGCCGGATAATGCCTGTCTATCTTATGCTCAGTTTAGCCACTCGACCAAACTCAGAGATTGATCTGGTTATCTGTAATAGCTTAAGTCAACTTTTTTCTCCCAAGAGATAGGTAGATACTTAAATGTTAGGATAGAAATACAGGTGCTGTTTCGTTCTTTTGCCTGAATATTTGCTAATGCTTGTGTAGGAATTATTGCTTTAAGCTGGCTAGCTTTTGGTAGGTTATATACTATAGGTCCTGTGTGAATGGTACTCAGCTCCTTCATGTCTGTAGTCAGAGCCTACCGGTAGCGCCAAAGTGTGAGAACTAGAGTAGTTATGAACCCCCAGGTCGGCAGGCCTGGCATATTGTACATTAGGCCGGCAGACTCTATCTCGAAAAAGATAGCATCTACCTATTAAGCGATTTTATCTCTCTAAGTAGTGTCTCTTATGACTTAGTTTCTTGGAgcaattatattataataaattattaagttCTTTAGATTTTAAACCTGGTTTTAAAACGTTATATATACTACAATTAAGCTTTAGAGAGTTATAATTAGAGGTTATGGTGAAAAGGCATTCTGCTTTAGTTAGGCAGTAATACTTAAGGTATTTAGCAATTCTAAGGGAGTTGAAGTGTGCTTGGCTGAGGGTGCTGATATTAATTGAAAGCATGGAAATTGTGGTATGGTATTGATCCGGGCAATATTGGGACCCGAAAACCTATTTATGACAGAGGTGAATCGAAGAGGAGTAGTTGTGGCCTTGTTAGGCCATGGCGTCGATCCAACAGTCTGCGCATGCGCAGGCTATAATGGCTGTCTACAACCACGTCTTGTTGCAGTAGCGAGCCATGGAGTCGACTGGTCAATCGAGGAACTAATAGATTGTGATGCTGACTGCAATGCCAGGACCACGATCTTCAGCAAGCTTGAACCGAGAAAAGGTCTTACAGAGCAAGAACCCGAAGATTCAGCACAAGGTGGATCAGCTTTAGACTATGCAGTTCGCGGGGGCCATATTTCAGCATCGCCTCCTTGCGCGTGGTGTTAGACATAAGCCTTCCAGATGAGCCTGGGAAGCCAGCTTTGAAGTGCGCCTTTGAAAATGGACGTCAAGAGATTGGACAGGTTCTATTGGAACAGAATCACTCATCATTAGTGAAATCTCGGGCTGCTTTATTAGATGATACAGACATTAAGTAGGGTGTAATTTCATATGAAAGACCTTTACTACATCAGATCTCCTCCATATTGTCCTGATTGTCATCATCTGGTGGAGGAAGACTTCGATCCACGTTCATTAGAAGACACCCGCTCGCCTTGCCAACCAATATGTCCAAGTGCCGATAACTGCCCCCAAACCTCGTCCCAACAATTTTCACTGTCTCCATAAGTGTATCAATAACCCCAACATCGATAGTTGAGCCCTGGTATTCCAGAGGTACCAACGATAGCAGATCCGCCAACGAGCAGCCAACATCAAAGACCTTCTCAACAATCCCGATTCCATTAGCCTCAAAAGCCTGAGTCGGCAGTAATTGCGATACCATCACGATGTCGCGTGCGATACTGGCTGGGTAGTGCAATGACATCACATCCTCGCTATTGGCAGTTGAGAGAACCCTCTTTGAAGCGCACAATTTCCAGACAACGATCTTGAGCCATTGGCGCGATATGAGAAGATCTGCTTGTTGGACTTGGGAGTGATTTGAAAGGTTCGGAAGCGAATGTTTGAGAAGATACTGCAATCGGAATAGGTTTGCGAAGTCTGTCGAAGTGGATGATGCTGGGGAGTTCCACTGCGAGATGAAGTCTTGGCCGAATGGGCGAAAGAGGgagatgagatcaagaaagcCGCGTAGAATCTCTGCGTCAGACGACATTGGGTCGACGTCTGGAAGCTTTAGTGTGTCTTGCAATCTGATCGGGCGATTTCTTTGCAAAGCATATGCTCTCTCAGTGATGAAGAGTACCCAAAACATCCGCTGAGCGTACTTGACAAAGATTTGGTCAcccgcatcatcatcagcgtAGGTAGTCTCCTCGTGCAAACGTAATGTCTGAAGCATTGTGATAGCTTCCTGCAGGTAATACCAAGCCgaattatctttatttattgAGAAGAATGCAGCGTGAAGAAAGAATGACGTTTGGATATGCATCAAAGATGGGTGTTCAATGAGATTGCAATACTCTCTTGCACGAAGAGTTTCCGCTATTAAGAAATCGGCAGACGGAATTGCGAAATTGTCCTCCACGGGACAAGGCGATAGTATTTCTGGCGATAGGGCGATCACAGCACAACATGCGGTTATTAAGCCATACTGCtctgttgatcttggtgtttgTTCGAGGTGAGGGCGATGTAGAATTGGGGTAAGTGGGTATTTATGCTTGAAGTACGCGTCGAGACACCATCGAATAACTGCGTCAGTCATTTGAGGCGACTCTATGAACTGTTTCGGACATGGTGCAGATGCCGTGTTGTTTGACTTGATGCTGGGGATGTTAACCTCAGGGCTGGTGGATGAAAATGTAGTTGGTGCCGGTCGCTGTCTGGGCCTCCGAACATATCGCGGTCCTTTAGGTCCCGTCTTTTTAGGTATCGCCAAATAAGTACAGCTTATGTCCAAACCTTGGCAATTGTGACACGGCCGACAGCCATTACAGCGAATCTTTCGCTTATGGCAGACGTCGCATGCTTGCCTGACTTTTGATAGTTTTGTCGCCACTGGACTTGACATGGCTTGGTTAATTGAAAGCAGTTGGGACAAGGTTCGAAGTTTGCGGGGATTgggttttatataaaatGCGGAGAACAGAGCACTTCGTCATGGTTGCACGCCACTGGGTCCACTGAATTTAGCACTAACTGCTCTGGAATCAGCTCATGGAGAAGAGACGCGGCGGATAGTTCTACTCGTGGCAGTAAGAAACATTCGCGAGAGGACGACTTAATAAAGTGAAGATGAATCGTTTGATATGCTATCATTGCCATGTACTCCGAGGCTTTTTTTTCCCCATCCCATCTTGACGGCCAAAGTGTAAACTCCAATTTCCCAATGCCCATCCACAGTACTGGACACCCATCACATTCTCAATACCCTGCTAGCCCAatcacttcttctccacgGCGGGCTTTCGCACAACAGCACCGTCGTTGACAACATACTTGGAGAACTTTCTGGGGGGAACACCCTCAGCATACAGGCAATCAATGTCATGATAAGTCCTGTTCTTCGTCTCAGGCTGGAACCAGAACAGCGTagccaagatgaagaccTCAGCCCCAACAAACAGGAACATGACCTTTCCGCCCCAGTTCAATTGATCAGGATTGATGAAATAAGGAAACACGGAAGACAGCATAAGCGCGGTGAGCTGTTGACAAACAAGACTGAAAGCAATGGTCTTGGGACGTGTAGCCTGAGCAGCGGTTTCCTGAGCGATAGCCCATCCGAAGCAGCCAACCGTACCAGTGTAGAGCATCGACCAGGTGATCATGAAGGCGAGGAGAGCAGTGTTGGCGGCTGTATTGGCAGTCCCTGCGAGGGAGGTTCCGGCGATGATTATGGACCAGCAGCAGAGAAGTGTACCGCCCCCGATGAGGGACTTTCGACGGGGGAGGACATCGGAGACGCAAACGGCGACGCAGTTGGAGAGGAACTGGAGAGTTGAGGAAATAGCTGTGAGGCCGAAGGGGTCGGATTGGCCGATGAGTTCGAAGTAGTAGGTCTGGTAAGTGTCTGCGGTAGTTAGTACTAGAATCGGCAGGACCTATAGATGGTTACTTACTGGCAAAGTATCCACCGGAGAAGTTCTGAGACTGAAGTCCCATAACAGCAATGAGGGTTCTGGTTCGGTGctccttggagaagatggccttCCAGCTGGTCTGCTTAGCCATGTTGGCCTCACCAGCAGTGACCTCGAGTTCAGACTTGATGAACTCAAGTctttcctcaacatcaatagATGTACCAtaaagcttgaagatggcctTTCGAGCATCGTCATCGCGACCCTTCTTGACGTACCAAACAGGTGACTCGGGAAGGAAAGGAAGACCAATGGCGAAGAGAGTAGGGACGAGGAAGGTCATGACAAAAGCAAGTCGGAAGCTCCATTCgcccttgatcttggaaGAGCCCCAGCCAGTGATGGAGGAGAGGAAAAAGCCCAGAACGATGATCACGTTGGTCAGGGAGCTAAGAGAGCTTCGAAGAGCGGCTGGTGCATTCTCTGTTACGTACAGAGGAGGCGTGACAGTTGATAGACCAACGGAAAGCCCAAGCAGAAGCTTAGAGACGAAGAGGATAGGCAGACTGGGAGCAAAGACCAGCGCGAAAGAAGACGAAATAGATAGAGCGACGGCCGTCCAAAGAACAGCCTTTCGTCCAACCCAATCTGCAAACTGACCCGCCAGAAACGCGCCAAAGACCTGGCCAATCGTACTAGCAGCGTTCCAAAGAGACTGCCACAGCGCCGGGATGACATATTGATCACCAACGCTGTAGTACTCTCCGTAGACCTTTCGGAACTCGGGGAAGGCAACAGCTACACCTGAGAGACCAGCATCATAACCCCAGCCAAAGACTAGGGACATGATGTAGATGGACCATAGGACGAAGCGCTTGTCTTTCCTGAGGTTTGTCCAGAGGCGCTGGTACTGTTGCTTGGGTGTGAGGTCTTGAGCGTCAATGGCTTTTTGGATGGCGATGGAGTCTGGTGCCTTTTCGACATGGTCGGACACAgtggcgatggcttcaactTTGGTGGTCATTGTGAGGATGTGAAGGGGTGATTGAGGttatgatgatgagctgGTTATTCGGAGGGCATGCGCTCGAGATTATATATCAATTCATGATTGTTAGACTTAAGAGCCATCCCCAGAAACTTTCAACATTCTCCGATAGATGGAGCCCCCATGGGGAACAGAGAGAGCGAAAAATCTCCCCATCTCATCGGCCGAGAAGACTTTAGCATGTCACCATCCTCACAACCCGGATCGAGATAGTGGGTCAATGGGTGAAATGGGTGAATTTCTATTGGCTTCTTCGCCTCTGGAGAAATAAAGGACCGTGCGTCTGGAGCAGACAATTATTGGGTAAATTGTCGGTCCGATGCATTTGGTGCACATCTGGGGTCTCGGGTAAGTCGTCAACAAATCACAATTCAGCCTTGAGAGTTTCACCCCAGAGAGAAAAGGCACGAGATCGACGTGGAGAAGGCAAGTCATGAAATCACCCGATCTTTCTCTCTTTGATGTTACATGAGAATTATTGAACAGAAGAATTGTCGGACCGGGAAGTAGTCATCGGGTATAAAAAACCTCAGACACAGAGTAATAATCTCACCATTACAACACTCATCTTCAATCGAACATCCTAGACCCCGCCACCATGTCAGCGTTAATCCCTCCCGATCGCCAATGGTGGAAAGAAGCAGTTGTCTACCAAATCTACCCGGCTAGCTTTCTTGACTCCAACGGCGACGGGCTAGGCGACTTGCCTGGCATCATCTCAAAGCTTGACTACATTCGTTCAGTAGGCGCTACAGCTATTTGGCTGTCGCCTATCTTCAAGAGTCCTCAGCATGATATGGGCTATGACGTCTCAGACTATCGCGACATCCATCGTCCTTACGGTACgattgaagatgttgaggcgTTGATCTCTGGGTGCCATGAGCGGGGTATCAAGGTGCTACTTGACCTCGTGGTAAATCATACTAGCCATGAGCATGAATGGTTCAAAGAGTCACGTTCGTCAAAAACATCACCGAAGCGAGATTGGTATTGCTGGCGTGATCCAAAGTTTGACGCTGATGGAAATCGCAAACCGCCTAATAACTGGGCTTCCATCTTTGGTGGTAGCGCCTGGACGTACGATGAGACGACAGAGCAATACTatctctccctcttcctctccgaGCAGCCCGATCTCAACTGGGCAAATGACGACATGCGCGAGGCAACATACGACGACATGAAGTTCTGGCTCGATAAAGGCGCCGATGGCTTCCGCATTGATTCGATGAATCTGATGTCCAAGCACCCCGGTCTTCCCGACGCACCTATTACCCGACCAGACGCCGAGTTCCAACCAGGCGATAAGTACTTCGCCAGCGGTCCGCGTATGCACGAGTATATAagggagatgagagagaaagtCATCGACAAG
This genomic stretch from Fusarium fujikuroi IMI 58289 draft genome, chromosome FFUJ_chr09 harbors:
- a CDS encoding related to transcription activator amyR, producing MSSPVATKLSKVRQACDVCHKRKIRCNGCRPCHNCQGLDISCTYLAIPKKTGPKGPRYVRRPRQRPAPTTFSSTSPEVNIPSIKSNNTASAPCPKQFIESPQMTDAVIRWCLDAYFKHKYPLTPILHRPHLEQTPRSTEQYGLITACCAVIALSPEILSPCPVEDNFAIPSADFLIAETLRAREYCNLIEHPSLMHIQTSFFLHAAFFSINKDNSAWYYLQEAITMLQTLRLHEETTYADDDAGDQIFVKYAQRMFWVLFITERAYALQRNRPIRLQDTLKLPDVDPMSSDAEILRGFLDLISLFRPFGQDFISQWNSPASSTSTDFANLFRLQYLLKHSLPNLSNHSQVQQADLLISRQWLKIVVWKLCASKRVLSTANSEDVMSLHYPASIARDIVMVSQLLPTQAFEANGIGIVEKVFDVGCSLADLLSLVPLEYQGSTIDVGVIDTLMETVKIVGTRFGGSYRHLDILVGKASGCLLMNVDRSLPPPDDDNQDNMEEI
- a CDS encoding related to maltose permease; this encodes MTTKVEAIATVSDHVEKAPDSIAIQKAIDAQDLTPKQQYQRLWTNLRKDKRFVLWSIYIMSLVFGWGYDAGLSGVAVAFPEFRKVYGEYYSVGDQYVIPALWQSLWNAASTIGQVFGAFLAGQFADWVGRKAVLWTAVALSISSSFALVFAPSLPILFVSKLLLGLSVGLSTVTPPLYVTENAPAALRSSLSSLTNVIIVLGFFLSSITGWGSSKIKGEWSFRLAFVMTFLVPTLFAIGLPFLPESPVWYVKKGRDDDARKAIFKLYGTSIDVEERLEFIKSELEVTAGEANMAKQTSWKAIFSKEHRTRTLIAVMGLQSQNFSGGYFANTYQTYYFELIGQSDPFGLTAISSTLQFLSNCVAVCVSDVLPRRKSLIGGGTLLCCWSIIIAGTSLAGTANTAANTALLAFMITWSMLYTGTVGCFGWAIAQETAAQATRPKTIAFSLVCQQLTALMLSSVFPYFINPDQLNWGGKVMFLFVGAEVFILATLFWFQPETKNRTYHDIDCLYAEGVPPRKFSKYVVNDGAVVRKPAVEKK